A window of the Cicer arietinum cultivar CDC Frontier isolate Library 1 chromosome 6, Cicar.CDCFrontier_v2.0, whole genome shotgun sequence genome harbors these coding sequences:
- the LOC113783886 gene encoding pleiotropic drug resistance protein 1-like: MDGGDIYRASSSLRGNNSTVFSRSSRHDEDDEEALKWAALEKLPTYNRVRKGLLITSHGEANEIDVTKLGFQERQELLNRLVNANENDNENFLLRLKERIDRVGIDVPTVEVRYEHLTVEAEAYVGSRALPSFTNFTIGAVENILSFFHIRSTKKKHVTILKDVSGIVKPQRMTLLLGPPSSGKTTLLLALAGKLDKTLKVSGRVTYNGHGMEEFVPQRTAAYISQNDVHIGEMTVRETLAFSARCQGVGTRYDLLSELIRREKQAKIKPEPDIDVFMKAAAAGGQEESLVIDYMLKILGLDVCSDTIVGDGMRRGISGGQRKRVTTGEMLVGAAKVLLMDEISTGLDSSTTFQIVKSIRQSIHIFSGTAVISLLQPAPETYELFDDIILLSDGQIVYQGPLEHVLEFFESLGFKCPDRKAVADFLQEVTSRKDQEQYWVCREKPYRFVTVTQFAEAFQSFHVGRRIGDELAIPFDKSKNHPAALTTKKYGVDKKELLKANFSREYLLMKKNSFIYISKLFQLSATATIAMTLFLRTNMHKDSLDGGIVYLGALFFSLIMLMFNGTIELTMTIVKLPTFFKQRDHLFYPAWAYAIPTWVIRIPVTLIEASIWVIITYYPIGFDSNVWRCLKQFLLLLLINQTASGLFRSIAAICRDYVVGTITGFYVLLIFVASGGFVLAKNDIKKWWSWGYWISPLMYAQNAVVVNEFLGHSWDHVAPDFGLGNQNTTLGIQVLEYRNFFTHAYWYWIGVGALTGFMFFWNIIYSIALTYLGPYNKQQATITEESEGSNTPNDKNREVELQQLENSGRSNAIMDSSTGKKRGMVLPFEPYSITFDEIEYSVNTPQEMKDQGIIEDRLVLLKGVSGAFRPGVLTALVGVSGAGKTTLMDVLAGRKTTGHIDGSIKISGYPKNQDTFARISGYCEQNDIHSPHVTVHESLLYSAWLRLPTEVDSNTRKIYVEEIMELVELNPLRNSLVGLPGVSGLSTEQRKRLTIAVELVANPSIIFMDEPTSGLDARAAAIVMRTVRNTVDTGRTVVCTIHQPNIDIFEAFDDLFLLKRGGQEIYVGPLGRYSCHLINYFESIEGVSKIKDGYNPATWMLEVTSPAQELALGVDFHEIYKNSDLYRRNKQLIEELGKPIPGSKEFHFPTQYSQPFFIQCLACLWKQNLSYWRNSNYTAVRFYFATFIALVFGTMFWNLGSKFTTSQGLYNALGSMYGAVLFIGVQNSSSVQSVVDVERTVFYRERAAGMYSALPYAVAQVVVELPYILAQAVSYGVIVYAMIGFEWTVTKFFWYLFFMYFTFCYFTFYGMMTVAFTPNHHIAAITAAAFYGLWNVFSGFVIPRPKMPVWWRWYAWADPVAWTLYGLFSSQFGDITAPMKDLDGLTVQEFIRIALGMKHDFVGVCAVVIVGIAVLFAFTFAVSIKVFSFQQR, encoded by the exons AATATCCTTAGCTTTTTTCATATTCGATCAACCAAAAAGAAACATGTGACTATCCTTAAAGATGTTAGTGGAATAGTCAAACCTCAAAGGATGACATTGCTTCTTGGTCCTCCAAGTTCTGGAAAGACCACACTTCTTTTGGCCTTAGCAGGAAAACTTGATAAAACTCTCAAG GTATCTGGTAGAGTGACATATAATGGACATGGAATGGAAGAATTTGTACCTCAGAGAACTGCTGCATATATTAGCCAAAATGATGTTCATATTGGAGAAATGACTGTAAGAGAAACCTTGGCTTTCTCAGCAAGGTGCCAAGGAGTTGGAACGCGTTATG ATTTGCTATCTGAGTTGATTAGAAGAGAAAAACAAGCAAAGATCAAACCAGAACCAGATATTGATGTCTTCATGAAG GCAGCTGCAGCTGGAGGCCAGGAGGAAAGTCTGGTAATAGATTATATGCTGAAG ATCTTGGGGTTGGATGTATGTAGTGATACTATTGTGGGGGATGGAATGCGGCGAGGTATCTCGGGCGGACAAAGGAAAAGAGTTACAACAGGAGAGATGTTGGTTGGAGCAGCAAAAGTTCTATTAATGGATGAAATATCTACTGGCTTGGATAGCTCCACAACTTTTCAAATTGTGAAATCTATCAGACAATCTATTCACATTTTTAGTGGAACTGCAGTTATCTCTTTGTTACAGCCAGCACCAGAGACTTATGAACTTTTTGATGACATTATTCTTTTATCTGATGGTCAAATTGTCTACCAAGGACCACTTGAACATGTTCTTGAATTCTTTGAATCTCTTGGTTTCAAATGTCCTGATAGGAAAGCTGTTGCTGACTTCCTTCAAGAA GTAACTTCAAGGAAGGATCAAGAGCAATATTGGGTTTGCAGAGAAAAACCATACAGGTTTGTAACTGTTACTCAATTTGCTGAGGCATTTCAGTCATTCCATGTTGGGAGGAGAATTGGAGATGAGCTTGCAATTCCATTTGACAAGTCTAAGAATCACCCAGCTGCATTAACCACTAAAAAATATGGTGTTGACAAGAAGGAACTTTTAAAGGCTAATTTCTCAAGAGAGTATTTGCTTATGAAAAAGAATTCTTTTATTTACATCAGCAAGTTGTTTCAA CTTTCTGCAACGGCAACAATTGCTATGACACTTTTTCTACGAACTAATATGCACAAAGATTCATTGGATGGTGGAATAGTTTATCTTGGTgctttatttttctcattaatAATGCTAATGTTCAATGGAACTATTGAGCTTACAATGACCATTGTAAAGCTTCCAACATTCTTCAAGCAAAGAGACCACTTATTTTATCCTGCATGGGCATATGCTATTCCCACATGGGTCATCAGAATCCCTGTTACATTGATAGAAGCTTCTATTTGGGTAATCATCACCTACTATCCAATTGGATTTGATTCAAATGTTTGGAG ATGTTTAAAGCAGTTTTTGCTGCTGTTACTGATAAACCAGACAGCTTCTGGATTGTTCCGATCTATTGCAGCAATTTGTAGAGACTATGTTGTTGGTACCATAACTGGATTCTATGTACTTCTAATATTTGTCGCATCGGGTGGATTCGTTTTGGCAAAAA ATGATATTAAGAAGTGGTGGAGTTGGGGTTACTGGATTTCACCTTTAATGTATGCACAAAATGCTGTAGTGGTGAATGAATTCCTTGGACACAGTTGGGACCAT GTTGCCCCAGATTTTGGACTGGGAAATCAAAATACGACATTGGGAATTCAAGTTTTGGAGTATCGTAACTTCTTCACACATGCATATTGGTATTGGATAGGAGTTGGTGCATTAACAGGATTTATGTTCTTTTGGAACATTATATACTCTATTGCTCTCACTTACCTTGGTC CATATAACAAGCAACAAGCAACAATAACAGAAGAATCAGAAGGTAGTAATAcaccaaatgacaaaaatagAGAAGTTGAATTACAACAATTAG AAAATTCTGGGAGATCTAATGCTATTATGGATTCTAGTACTGGGAAGAAAAGGGGAATGGTTCTACCTTTTGAACCATATTCTATcacatttgatgaaattgaatACTCCGTTAACACGCCACAA GAAATGAAAGACCAAGGTATAATCGAGGACAGGTTAGTTCTGTTGAAGGGTGTTAGTGGTGCATTTAGGCCCGGTGTTCTCACAGCCTTGGTGGGTGTCAGTGGAGCTGGTAAAACTACTTTGATGGATGTTTTGGCTGGTAGGAAAACTACGGGTCATATTGATGGGAGCATAAAAATTTCTGGCTACCCTAAAAATCAAGATACATTTGCTAGAATCTCTGGCTATTGTGAGCAGAATGATATCCACTCCCCTCATGTTACTGTCCATGAGTCCTTACTATATTCCGCATGGCTTCGTTTACCCACAGAAGTTGATTCCAATACCAGAAAG ATATACGTTGAGGAAATCATGGAACTAGTGGAGTTGAATCCATTGAGGAACTCACTAGTTGGTTTGCCTGGTGTGAGTGGTCTTTCAACTGAACAACGCAAGAGGCTGACTATTGCAGTTGAATTAGTGGCCAATCCATCCATAATTTTCATGGACGAGCCTACATCTGGTTTAGATGCTAGAGCTGCTGCAATTGTTATGCGAACCGTTAGGAACACAGTTGACACAGGAAGAACAGTTGTTTGTACCATCCATCAACCAAATATTGACATATTTGAAGCTTTTGATGAC TTATTCCTCTTGAAGCGCGGAGGACAAGAAATATATGTTGGGCCATTGGGTCGTTATTCGTGTCACTTGATCAACTATTTTGAG AGCATTGAAGGAGTTAGTAAAATCAAAGATGGATATAACCCTGCAACATGGATGTTGGAAGTGACAAGTCCAGCACAAGAACTTGCTTTAGGTGTTGATTTTCATGAGATATACAAAAATTCTGACCTATATAG GAGAAATAAGCAACTTATAGAAGAATTGGGTAAACCTATCCCTGGTTCAAAGGAATTTCATTTCCCAACTCAATACTCACAGCCATTTTTTATCCAATGCTTGGCTTGCTTGTGGAAACAAAATTTGTCATATTGGCGCAACTCAAATTACACTGCTGTGAGATTTTACTTTGCTACTTTCATAGCATTGGTGTTTGGAACAATGTTTTGGAACCTTGGAAGCAAATT CACAACATCACAAGGCCTATATAATGCCCTTGGTTCTATGTATGGTGCTGTTCTCTTCATTGGGGTACAGAATTCTTCCTCGGTACAATCAGTGGTGGATGTTGAAAGAACTGTCTTTTATAGAGAAAGAGCTGCTGGAATGTATTCTGCTTTACCCTATGCAGTTGCACAG GTTGTAGTTGAGCTACCTTATATTTTGGCACAAGCCGTATCATATGGTGTCATAGTTTATGCCATGATTGGATTTGAGTGGACAGTAACAAAATTCTTTTGGTACTTGTTTTTCATGTACTTCACATTTTGCTACTTCACCTTCTATGGCATGATGACTGTGGCATTCACCCCAAATCACCATATTGCTGCAATAACTGCAGCTGCATTTTATGGACTTTGGAATGTGTTTTCAGGATTTGTCATTCCAAGACCT AAAATGCCTGTGTGGTGGAGGTGGTACGCTTGGGCAGATCCTGTGGCTTGGACCTTATATGGATTATTTTCATCACAATTTGGAGACATAACAGCCCCAATGAAGGATTTGGATGGTCTGACAGTGCAAGAATTTATAAGAATTGCTTTGGGTATGAAACACGATTTTGTAGGGGTTTGTGCAGTTGTGATTGTTGGGATAGCAGTCTTATTTGCTTTTACTTTTGCTGTATCAATTAAGGTCTTTAGTTTCCAACAAAGATAA